Proteins from one Bos javanicus breed banteng chromosome 27, ARS-OSU_banteng_1.0, whole genome shotgun sequence genomic window:
- the LOC133239795 gene encoding LOW QUALITY PROTEIN: forkhead box protein M1-like (The sequence of the model RefSeq protein was modified relative to this genomic sequence to represent the inferred CDS: deleted 2 bases in 2 codons): MMKTSPRRPLILKRQRLPLPVQNAPGDTAEEEPRGPPAQQEPAQAQAPKEVAEPNPCKFPAGIRILNHPTMPNTQVVVIPNNANIQSIITALTAKGKESGSSGPNKFILISCGGAPTPPPGPQRQAQTSKDPKRTEVITETLGPKSATGDENLLRPAGALPGQRWKNCAGGDAASCPLDNSLTNIQWLGKMTSDGLGSCSIKQEVEEKENLHLEQSQAKSPQVERPPGALAPWPDSVSERPPYSYMAMIQFAINSTERKCMTLKDIYSWIKDHFPYFKHIAKPGWKNSICHNLSLHDMFVHETSANGKVSFWTIHPSANRYLTLDQVFKPLDPGSAHSPEHSESQQKWPNPDLRRNVAIKTELPLGARRKMKPLLLRVSSYLVPIQFPANPSLVLQPSVKVPLPLVASLSELARHSKRVCIAPKVLLADEGVASLPTAGPVTEEKLLLMEGLSPLLPVPSIKEEDVQPGEETPHLGRPIKVESPPLEAWPAPCPSVKEESSHSWEDSSCSPTPRPKKSSSTGSRSPTCRVSDLLVIKRREGREMSWSQRKQHLVPPSLDEPELLLSEGPGAPQPALAGPPQPTCQLGSPPEDGGPFKTPIKGMLPTSSTPSKSALPTTPESWRLTPPAKVGGLDFSPVRTPQGAFGPLPDSLELADLSATPLKSVPLFDSPRELLNSEPFDLATDPFGSCLPSDMEVPKPGSPEPQVAGLSANRSLTEGLILDMMNDSLSKIPLDISFPGLEEDLLGPGSIGWTQCIPDLR; the protein is encoded by the exons ATGATGAAAACTAGTCCCCGTAGGCCATTGATTCTCAAAAGACAGAGGCTGCCCCTTCCTGTTCAAAATGCTCCAGGTGACACAGCAGAGGAGGAGCCGAGGGGGCCCCCTGCCCAACAAGAGCCTGCTCAAGCACAAGCCCCCAAGGAGGTGGCAGAGCCCAACCCCTGCAAGTTTCCAGCCGGAATCAGGATCCTGAACCACCCAACCATGCCCAACACCCAAGTGGTGGTCATCCCCAACAATGCCAACATCCAGAGCATCATCACAGCACTGACCGCCAAAGGGAAGGAGAGTGGCAGCAGCGGGCCCAACAAGTTCATCCTTATCAGCTGTGGGGGAGCCCCCACTCCCCCTCCAGGACCCCAGCGTCAAGCCCAAACCAGCAAGGACCCCAAGAGGACAGAAGTGATCACCGAGACCCTGGGACCAAAGTCTGCAACTGGGGATGAGAATCTTCTAAGACCAGCGGGAGCCCTTCCTGGGCAGAGATGGAAGAACTGTGCTGGCGGTGATGCAGCCAGCTGCCCCCTGGACAACAGCTTGACCAACATCCAGTGGCTTGGAAAGATGACTTCCGACGGGCTGGGCTCCTGCAGCATCAAGCAAGAGGTGGAAGAAAAGGAGAATCTTCACCTGGAGCAGAGTCAGGCCAAGAGCCCTCAGGTGGAGAGGCCCCCTGGAGCGTTGGCACCCTGGCCGGACTCCGTGTCTGAACGACCCCCATACTCCTACATGGCCATGATACAATTCGCCATCAACAGCACAGAGAGGAAGTGCATGACCCTGAAAGACATCTACTCTTGGATCAAGGACCACTTCCCGTATTTCAAGCACATCGCCAAGCCAGGCTGGAAGAACTCCATCTGCCACAACCTCTCTCTACATGACATGTTTGTCCATGAGACGTCTGCCAACGGCAAGGTCTCCTTCTGGACCATTCACCCCAGTGCCAATCGCTACCTGACACTTGACCAGGTATTTAAGCCACTGGACCCAGGGTCTGCACACTCGCCCGAGCACTCGGAATCACAGCAGAAATGGCCCAACCCTGATCTCCGCCGGAACGTGGCCATCAAAACCGAACTCCCCCTGGGTGCACGGCGGAAGATGAAGCCACTACTGCTACGGGTCAGCTCGTACCTGGTGCCCATCCAGTTCCCCGCGAACCCATCACTGGTGCTGCAGCCCTCGGTCAAGGTGCCCTTGCCCCTGGTGGCCTCGCTCTCAGAGCTTGCCCGTCACAGCAAGCGAGTCTGCATCGCCCCCAAGGTGCTGCTAGCGGATGAGGGGGTGGCCTCTCTGCCCACGGCAGGACCGGTGACAGAGGAGAAGCTACTCCTCATGGAAGGactctctcctctgcttcctgtcCCATCCATCAAGGAGGAAGACGTCCAGCCTGGGGAGGAGACACCACATCTAGGGAGGCCCATCAAAGTCGAGAGCCCACCCCTGGAAGCGTGGCCTGCACCCTGCCCATCGGTCAAGGAAGAGTCATCCCACTCCTGGGAGGACTCGTCCtgctccccaacccccaggcccAAGAAGTCCTCCAGCACTGGGTCCAGGTCCCCCACCTGCCGTGTCTCCGACCTGCTGGTGATCAAACGCAGGGAGGGGCGGGAGATGAGCTGGTCTCAGAGGAAACAGCACCTCGTGCCGCCCAGCCTGGACGAGCCCGAGCTACTCCTCTCTGAGGGCCCGGGGGCTCCCCAGCCAGCCCTGGCAGGGCCCCCACAGCCTACCTGCCAGCTCGGCTCCCCGCCAGAAGATGGAGGCCCCTTTAAGACACCCATTAAGGGGATGCTGcccacctcctccacccccagcaaATCTGCCCTCCCCACAACCCCTGAGTCCTGGAGGCTCACACCCCCAGCCAAAGTGGGGGGGCTCGACTTCAGCCCTGTACGAACCCCCCAGGGTGCCTTTGGCCCCCTGCCGGACTCCCTGGAGCTCGCAGATCTCAGTGCCACCCCTCTGAAAAGCGTCCCCCTCTTTGACTCCCCCCGAGAGCTCCTCAATTCCGAACCCTTTGACCTCGCC ACTGACCCCTTCGGCAGCTGCCTGCCCTCCGACATGGAGGTCCCCAAGCCGGGTTCCCCCGAGCCGCAGGTGGCCGGCCTCTCGGCCAACCGCTCTCTGACCGAGGGCCTGATCCTGGACATGATGAATGACAGCCTCAGCAAAATCCCGCTGGACATCAGCTTCCCTGGCCTGGAGGAGGACCTGCTG GGCCCCGGCAGCATTGGCTGGACTCAGTGCATTCCTGACCTGCGGTAG